In the Candidatus Omnitrophota bacterium genome, one interval contains:
- the rpsM gene encoding 30S ribosomal protein S13, translating to MPRILGVDIPREKRIEAALPYIYGIGPSTARKILTQAQVDVNRRAKDLTEEEISRITAIVQNNYVTEGDLRRDVQQNIKRLMDSGAYRGLRHRKGLPSRGQRTRTNARTRKGRKSMVGRIVKPGA from the coding sequence ATGCCAAGAATCTTAGGTGTGGACATCCCCAGGGAAAAGCGGATTGAGGCCGCGTTGCCGTACATTTACGGGATCGGCCCCTCGACGGCCCGGAAAATCCTGACCCAGGCCCAGGTGGACGTTAACCGCAGGGCCAAAGACCTCACGGAAGAAGAGATTTCCAGGATCACGGCGATCGTCCAGAACAATTATGTGACCGAAGGCGACCTTCGCCGCGACGTCCAGCAGAACATCAAGCGCCTCATGGACAGCGGCGCCTACCGCGGCCTGCGTCACCGTAAAGGGCTGCCGTCCCGCGGGCAGAGGACAAGGACCAACGCCCGGACCCGCAAGGGGCGCAAATCAATGGTCGGGCGCATCGTAAAACCCGGGGCGTAA
- the infA gene encoding translation initiation factor IF-1, with product MAKEDLIEVEGVVHEALPNAVFRVELDGGHKVLAHISGKIRMNFIRILPGDRVKVELSPYDLTRGRITFRCK from the coding sequence ATGGCCAAAGAAGATTTGATTGAAGTCGAAGGTGTTGTTCATGAAGCACTGCCCAACGCGGTGTTCCGGGTGGAGTTGGATGGCGGGCACAAAGTTCTCGCGCACATTTCCGGAAAGATCCGGATGAATTTCATCCGCATCCTCCCCGGCGACCGGGTCAAAGTGGAATTGTCCCCGTATGACCTCACGCGCGGGCGCATCACGTTCCGGTGTAAGTGA
- the rpmJ gene encoding 50S ribosomal protein L36, producing the protein MKVKSSVKRICSKCKIIRRRNVVRVICSNPKHKQRQG; encoded by the coding sequence ATGAAAGTGAAATCTTCGGTTAAAAGGATTTGCAGCAAGTGTAAAATTATCCGGCGCAGAAACGTCGTGAGGGTTATCTGTTCCAATCCCAAGCATAAACAGAGGCAGGGCTAA
- the rpsK gene encoding 30S ribosomal protein S11, which produces MANNPTPASQEPTRKEKKAKKRSLKGVTAGIVHIQATFNNTLISIADKQGNILSWSSPGKVGFSGSKKSTPFAAQVAASTAAKEARDLGLQTVDILVKGPGSGRESAIRAIQAAGLMVTSIRDVTPMPHNGCRARKKRRV; this is translated from the coding sequence ATGGCCAATAATCCAACACCAGCATCGCAGGAACCGACACGTAAAGAGAAGAAAGCGAAAAAACGTTCGCTCAAGGGGGTCACCGCGGGCATCGTCCATATCCAGGCGACGTTCAACAACACGCTCATTTCGATCGCCGACAAGCAGGGGAACATCCTCAGCTGGTCGAGCCCCGGCAAGGTGGGGTTCAGCGGTTCCAAGAAATCCACCCCGTTCGCCGCGCAGGTCGCCGCTTCAACGGCCGCCAAGGAGGCCAGGGATCTCGGGTTGCAGACGGTTGATATTTTGGTCAAGGGACCGGGGTCGGGCCGCGAGTCCGCCATCCGGGCTATCCAGGCCGCGGGGCTGATGGTCACGTCAATTCGGGATGTGACACCGATGCCTCATAACGGATGCCGTGCGCGCAAGAAACGCCGCGTGTAA
- the rplQ gene encoding 50S ribosomal protein L17: protein MKHRYSGTRLGRNSSLLKATLRDLAKATLVRQRICTTKAKAKEARRLVERLITLGKKGELAQKRHAFSILCDHGVVSDLFNKIAPRFKNRNGGYTRIITLANRRGDNAQMVYLELTEKDETIISKPKSQAVAKTKDIEAKPVETAVKEPQVEKKAAPKVEKPFEKKIAPKDQGKQEKRGLGGGIRGIFKKPSE from the coding sequence ATGAAACACCGATACTCCGGGACCCGCTTGGGACGAAACTCCAGTTTGCTCAAGGCCACGCTCCGTGACCTGGCCAAGGCCACGCTGGTCCGCCAGCGGATCTGCACGACAAAGGCGAAGGCCAAAGAGGCCCGCAGGCTTGTCGAACGATTGATCACGCTCGGCAAAAAGGGCGAGCTGGCCCAAAAAAGGCATGCGTTTTCGATCCTTTGCGACCACGGGGTTGTCAGCGACCTCTTTAATAAAATCGCTCCGCGTTTCAAGAACCGCAACGGCGGCTACACGAGGATCATCACGCTCGCGAACCGCCGGGGCGACAACGCACAGATGGTGTATTTGGAACTGACCGAGAAAGACGAAACGATCATCAGCAAGCCCAAATCCCAGGCGGTCGCCAAGACCAAGGACATCGAAGCCAAGCCGGTCGAGACCGCGGTCAAGGAACCCCAGGTTGAGAAGAAAGCGGCCCCCAAGGTTGAAAAACCCTTCGAGAAGAAAATTGCCCCCAAGGACCAGGGCAAGCAGGAAAAGAGGGGCTTGGGCGGAGGTATCCGGGGGATCTTTAAAAAGCCTTCGGAATAA
- the rpsD gene encoding 30S ribosomal protein S4 — protein sequence MAKDLDSKCRLCRREGEKLFLKGARCYTHKCAFERRDYAPGQHGTKRTKLSNFGIQLREKQKLKRIYGLMEKQFRLYFSKAVGSKGVTGHVLLQFLERRLDNVIFQLGFATSRQEARQLVSHGFTCVNDRRVNIPSYLVKPNDEVSLKFKNTGLKAVKENIEASKSRTVPAWLAADPDHFKGKVARLPEREDIGYAINEQLIVELYSR from the coding sequence ATGGCAAAAGATTTGGACTCAAAATGCCGGCTGTGCCGACGCGAAGGGGAAAAGCTTTTCCTCAAGGGCGCGCGCTGCTACACCCACAAGTGCGCGTTTGAGCGGAGAGATTATGCTCCCGGCCAGCACGGCACCAAGCGCACCAAACTTTCGAACTTCGGTATCCAGCTGCGCGAGAAGCAGAAACTCAAGCGCATTTACGGGCTGATGGAGAAGCAGTTCCGCCTGTATTTTTCCAAGGCCGTCGGCAGCAAAGGGGTCACGGGCCATGTGCTTCTGCAGTTCCTGGAGCGCCGCCTGGACAACGTGATCTTTCAACTGGGGTTTGCCACGTCGCGCCAGGAAGCGCGCCAGCTGGTCAGCCACGGCTTCACGTGCGTGAACGACAGACGGGTGAACATCCCATCGTATCTTGTCAAGCCCAACGACGAGGTTTCCCTGAAGTTCAAGAACACGGGGCTCAAGGCCGTCAAGGAAAACATTGAGGCCTCAAAGAGCAGGACCGTTCCCGCCTGGCTGGCCGCCGATCCTGACCATTTCAAAGGCAAGGTCGCGCGTCTGCCGGAGCGCGAGGACATCGGCTACGCCATCAACGAGCAGTTGATCGTTGAGCTTTATTCGAGATAA
- a CDS encoding DNA-directed RNA polymerase subunit alpha, with the protein MGVKWRDFQMPKRLDCDESSYIATYGKFIAEPFERGYGVTLGNSLRRILLSSIEGSAVSAIRIDGVQHEFSTIPGVLESVTDMVLNVKGIIVKSHSKVPKTVYIKKDQKGPIRAKDIICDETVEIINPDHHVVTLTQDIPFNMELEVSRGRGYVPAEQNKKEGTPVGTVPVDSIFTPITKVNFFVENTRVGQRTDYDRLVVEIWTNGGINPKEALLYGANILQRHLDVFVSYGQLPEEEVEEEEISIEEQALYEKLRLPISELELSVRSANCLRDANIKTIADLVKKSESELLSFRNFGKKSLSEINDLLKVMGLGLGMKVDPKKLKKD; encoded by the coding sequence ATGGGGGTTAAATGGCGAGATTTTCAGATGCCCAAAAGGCTGGATTGTGACGAGTCGTCTTATATCGCGACTTACGGCAAATTCATTGCCGAGCCGTTTGAACGCGGATACGGTGTGACGCTGGGGAATTCCCTGAGACGCATCCTGTTGTCCTCCATTGAAGGCAGCGCGGTGAGCGCGATCCGCATTGACGGCGTTCAGCACGAGTTTTCCACGATCCCGGGCGTTTTGGAATCGGTGACGGATATGGTCCTGAACGTGAAGGGGATTATCGTGAAGTCGCATTCCAAGGTCCCCAAGACGGTTTATATCAAGAAGGACCAAAAGGGCCCCATCCGCGCCAAGGACATCATCTGCGATGAAACCGTGGAGATCATCAATCCCGATCACCATGTCGTGACCCTGACCCAGGACATCCCGTTCAACATGGAGCTGGAGGTGTCGCGCGGCCGCGGATATGTGCCCGCGGAGCAGAACAAGAAGGAAGGCACGCCGGTCGGGACCGTTCCGGTGGATTCCATCTTCACGCCGATCACCAAAGTGAACTTTTTCGTTGAGAACACCCGCGTGGGACAGAGGACCGATTACGACCGCTTGGTCGTCGAGATCTGGACCAACGGCGGCATCAACCCGAAGGAAGCCCTCCTGTACGGGGCCAACATCCTCCAGCGCCATCTGGACGTATTCGTGAGTTACGGCCAGCTTCCGGAGGAAGAGGTTGAAGAGGAAGAGATCTCCATCGAGGAGCAGGCCCTTTATGAAAAACTCCGCCTGCCGATCTCGGAATTGGAGCTGTCCGTCCGCAGCGCCAACTGCCTGCGGGACGCCAACATCAAAACGATCGCGGACCTGGTCAAGAAGTCGGAGTCCGAACTTCTCAGTTTCCGCAATTTCGGAAAAAAATCATTGAGCGAGATCAATGACCTGTTGAAGGTCATGGGCTTGGGGCTCGGGATGAAGGTCGATCCCAAAAAGTTAAAGAAAGACTAA